The Elgaria multicarinata webbii isolate HBS135686 ecotype San Diego chromosome 4, rElgMul1.1.pri, whole genome shotgun sequence genome contains a region encoding:
- the HIVEP2 gene encoding transcription factor HIVEP2 codes for MDSGDAAVGQNATSRSGETAKIPSRWRQEQSANVKMSTVGSLEGQAQIDPEHVGNPASAQLFPSGKAVSSSDATQQVTDKQYPQHLPSPYSCQHSLSFPQHSLPQGFLHNLKPHQSLESNKWSYPGHLQQVSSEDLFPFQVHGHSGSFSRKKISGLNPAYSQYSQKCIESEDGHKKEHKPKKPGKYICPYCSRACAKPSVLKKHIRSHTGERPYPCVPCGFSFKTKSNLYKHRKSHAHAIKAGLVPFTESAVSKLDLDASFIDVEAEIHSDGEQSTDTDEETSLLVEGSDKLSPVPQIPLDITSRSGFHTSIEESLGGPMKVPILIIPRSGVQLPCESSQHVGSDSLQNPLSTKSDDSHTVKQRLALRLFEKKGQDSEQSLNLLSPHSKGSTDSGYFSRSESAEQQISPPNTNAKSYEEIIFGKFYRINQRTAQPLATANQDHSSMGRKGKVEPLPLISPRLDIKMLEERMSPNKEALIDPSKMSTIKISQAFNDSNSESKHSQTVTPFIKSESSPYPGSHPGDTSFLLEPPADTNPLIRSNSMPTSSATNLNVPSALRGSHSFDERMTGSDDVFYPETIGIPHQRMLIRQAAFELPSLQEGHSDSEYHGRMGKNIMVASSRSGEKGPGLREKKLPSGERLFYEGDSSVKHYRKWEDYGALKQSYREVSSLSGSKQGGEFYSDSPTQLQSSTYGIVFENRKRRIQKSVGDEEDTPSLCSGATGSPVTGDFDPKSQIQEGPRSGYTIQSHDSSPHSHPERFEICRPHLQSGSPATSLEECSLTAEQEKAAESLSRKGNVISVIQHTNSLSRPNSFERSESTELVACQQDKLYSSSETCESEIAESPMSPDRVLQTEHADSVSKQPSTSSQHSQPYHMQLRLVRQHNIQVPEIRVTEEPDKPEREKEVPAKEQERPPEEFQWPQRSETLSQLPAEKLPPKKKRLRLADLEQVSSGESSFESTGTSLSRSPSQESNLSHSSSFSMSFEREDSIKFITSTKPDDFGKQSEFLTVPAGTYSLSVPGHHQQKEMRRCSSEQMPCPCPAEIPEIRSKSFDYGNLSHASAVGALPTTLSPVRERKKCFLVRQASFSGSPEISQADPNMEQNIKQEQMEHGHASLRSSQVAWPHSPSSIQLDDSGKQSAGSCPPRSSSLSPLSHPSIPQAPYISSKYSAEQQHLFAIQEKVPFLPIHNSLLQLPYPSVCMVHLPSQPLWPSELSQTHFQHHFAQQLQKSYSKQPFLAESHPGYHPEYAQEHIRKKAADYVHSKEQTYQHYSGTSGQYSKNALTTYQPDCSIKSTDTSSEQQLQVDFETQNIGPVRSLPGTVVPVRIQTHVPSYGSVMYTSISQILAQSSSPAIVICKVDETLSQRTLATSAAMHGIGYNIAQMLGQHGGLEKYPLWKVPQTLSLNLDPSIPLCLTSSSDTASTLGGNKRMLSPASSLELFIETKQQKRVKDEKMYGQIVEELSAVELTSSDIKKSFPRPQKPQLVRQSCTTEPKESVPSTSPSSPLSSSSSQDLPATTEPSPLIREKLSSFDSASPVQKSSGTSEGRESPEELDVDETASDMSLSPQRTSLSMGESQIEESKQQKLPFGMLVQMASQPSGKAVTSTILLTDLSDIQQILQFPSLRTTTTVSWCFLNYTKPSFVQQATLKSSVYASWCISSCNPNPSGLSTKITLALLRSKQRSSTEIYTLSPMHRPGAGKLTSSSAWKQFAQMKQEPFFVFGSKFEKKVMGNVIKERIKGDSHGDKDIAAKQTEPMRIKIFEGGYKSNEDYVYVRGRGRGKYICEECGIRCKKPSMLKKHIRTHTDVRPYICKLCNFAFKTKGNLTKHMKSKAHMKKCLELGVSMTSVDDAETEEAENMDDTHHEVEKSNITGTSTDHQFSDAEETDGEDGEDNDDDDEDEDDFDDTLGDSTPKTRSRSTSPQPPRFSSSVNTATASYGGSPDSSVSHSSLMSYLVTLPSIQVTPLLTPSDSCDDSQMTEYQRFFQNKSTDSEPDKDRLDIPSCMDEDYMVSLESNSSPRDFSSSSRQSSPGYDSSPYRDNSPKRYLMPKGDLSPRRHLSPRREISPIRHISPRKEAVLRRELSPRRDVSPRRHLSPRRPMSPGKDTSSRRDLSPRRERRYMASVRAASPRRGLYHNPTLPMGQYLQSESVPLGQSSSRSGLFQGPYFNMSGEKGALEHHGSNRFPEGPTDYVFSHLPLHSQQQLRAPIPMMPIGGIQMVHSIPAALSGLHPPSVLSLPKEGSGEKKRAASETVAKESYIISKHHEKRTCPHTLHRVVQGSALSSQLLLMKKSTSEEGVIEREQEETIQTCTKAIASLRIATEDVLHGTEQLPRDSEPSQKPSSESAHFSMKHFSGSEPGQVCASATNPDLHSGEKDLFGTSQTALSHSTFYSKSSVDVRQLGYPSRKDSPSSTQERKEPPSENSKPQ; via the exons ATGGACTCTGGAGATGCAGCTGTAGGGCAAAACGCTACCTCAAGGTCTGGAGAAACCGCTAAAATACCAAGTAGATGGAGGCAGGAACAATCAGCTAATGTTAAGATGAGCACGGTTGGCAGCCTGGAAGGACAGGCACAAATAGATCCCGAACACGTGGGAAACCCTGCGTCCGCACAGCTTTTTCCTTCTGGGAAGGCGGTATCATCTAGCGATGCTACCCAACAAGTCACTGACAAGCAATACCCACAGCACCTTCCGAGTCCATACTCATGTCAACATTCGCTTTCTTTCCCTCAACATTCGTTGCCACAAGGATTCTTGCACAACCTAAAACCACATCAGAGCCTAGAAAGTAATAAATGGTCATATCCTGGCCATTTGCAACAGGTTTCCTCCGAGGACTTGTTTCCATTTCAAGTGCATGGCCATAGTGGAAGTTTCTCCAGAAAGAAAATTTCCGGTTTGAACCCTGCTTATAGCCAGTATTCTCAGAAATGTATAGAGTCAGAAGATGGTCATAAGAAAGAACACAAACCCAAAAAGCCTGGCAAATACATATGCCCTTACTGTAGCAGGGCTTGTGCCAAACCTAGCGTACTTAAGAAACATATTAGGTCCCACACTGGGGAACGTCCATACCCTTGTGTCCCTTGTGGTTTCTCGTTTAAGACAAAGAGCAATTTATACAAGCACAGGAAATCGCATGCCcatgcaattaaagcaggattagTACCTTTCACAGAATCAGCTGTATCTAAGTTGGACCTAGATGCCAGTTTCATTGATGTGGAAGCAGAGATACATTCAGATGGGGAGCAGAGTACAGATACTGATGAAGAGACTTCATTACTTGTTGAAGGTTCTGACAAACTGAGCCCAGTTCCGCAGATTCCATTGGACATTACTAGCAGAAGTGGCTTTCACACATCCATAGAAGAATCCTTGGGAGGCCCAATGAAAGTCCCTATTTTGATTATTCCTAGAAGTGGGGTACAATTACCATGTGAAAGCTCCCAGCACGTTGGGTCTGATAGTCTGCAAAACCCATTAAGTACTAAGTCTGATGACTCTCATACAGTTAAGCAGCGACTTGCACTAAGACTGTTTGAAAAGAAAGGGCAAGATTCTGAGCAGTCATTAAATCTCTTGAGCCCACATAGTAAAGGAAGCACCGATTCTGGTTATTTTTCACGTTCAGAAAGTGCAGAGCAGCAAATTAGTCCACCCAATACCAATGCAAAGTCTTATGAAGAAATAATTTTTGGGAAATTCTATAGAATTAATCAAAGGACGGCACAACCTTTAGCGACAGCCAATCAGGATCATAGCTCAATGGGTAGAAAAGGCAAAGTGGAGCCATTACCTCTCATAAGCCCTAGGTTGGATATCAAGATGCTTGAAGAGCGAATGTCTCCAAATAAAGAAGCACTAATTGATCCTAGTAAAATGAGCACTATAAAAATTAGCCAAGCCTTTAATGATAGTAATTCAGAATCCAAACACTCTCAGACAGTCACACCATTCATCAAAAGTGAATCAAGCCCGTATCCAGGAAGTCACCCAGGTGATACATCTTTCCTCCTAGAACCTCCAGCAGATACAAACCCACTTATTAGAAGTAACTCCATGCCAACATCCTCCGCAACCAATTTGAATGTTCCATCAGCTTTAAGAGGAAGCCATTCGTTTGATGAGAGGATGACTGGTTCAGATGATGTATTTTATCCTGAGACAATAGGAATACCCCATCAGCGGATGTTAATAAGACAAGCCGCCTTTGAGTTGCCATCATTGCAAGAAGGACACTCAGATTCAGAGTACCATGGGAGAATGGGGAAGAACATTATGGTTGCTTCCAGCAGGTCAGGAGAAAAAGGGCCAGGGCTGAGAGAGAAGAAGTTGCCCTCAGGGGAGAGACTCTTCTATGAGGGAGATTCCTCGGTAAAGCACTACAGAAAATGGGAAGATTATGGGGCTCTGAAGCAAAGCTACAGAGAGGTATCAAGTCTGAGTGGGTCAAAACAAGGAGGAGAATTTTATTCAGATTCACCTACACAATTGCAGTCTTCTACATATGGCATTGTATTTGAAAATAGAAAGCGCAGAATACAGAAGAGTGTTGGAGATGAGGAAGACACGCCATCCCTGTGCAGTGGTGCTACTGGCAGTCCCGTGACAGGGGATTTCGATCCTAAATCACAAATCCAGGAAGGACCAAGGAGTGGATACACTATTCAAAGCCACGATAGTTCCCCTCATTCTCACCCAGAGCGCTTTGAAATCTGTAGACCCCATCTCCAGTCGGGCAGTCCAGCTACCAGTTTAGAAGAGTGTTCCTTAACTGCTGAGCAAGAAAAGGCGGCAGAGTCTCTGAGCAGAAAAGGAAACGTAATCTCTGTAATTCAGCACACAAATTCATTAAGCCGGCCAAACTCATTTGAAAGGTCTGAATCGACAGAGCTTGTTGCTTGCCAGCAAGATAAACTTTATTCGTCATCTGAGACTTGCGAAAGTGAGATTGCAGAGTCCCCAATGAGCCCCGATCGGGTTCTGCAGACAGAACATGCTGACAGTGTTAGCAAACAGCCTTCGACCTCATCCCAACATTCTCAGCCATATCATATGCAGCTCAGACTTGTTCGCCAGCATAATATACAGGTACCTGAGATTCGTGTCACGGAGGAGCCAGATAAAcctgagagagagaaggaagtcccagCAAAAGAACAAGAGCGGCCTCCAGAAGAATTCCAGTGGCCACAGAGAAGTGAAACCCTTTCCCAGCTCCCAGCCGAAAAGCTCCCTCCGAAGAAAAAGCGCTTGCGGCTTGCTGACTTGGAGCAAGTCTCCTCCGGGGAGTCTAGCTTTGAGTCCACAGGGACGAGCCTTTCCCGTAGCCCAAGCCAAGAGAGTAACTTGTCACATAGTTCAAGTTTTTCAATGTCCTTCGAAAGGGAGGACAGTATCAAGTTCATAACCTCAACCAAACCAGATGACTTTGGCAAACAGTCTGAGTTTTTAACCGTCCCAGCTGGTACTTACTCGCTGTCCGTCCCGGGGCATCACCAACAGAAAGAAATGCGTCGCTGCTCATCTGAACAGATGCCGTGTCCttgccctgctgaaatccctgaGATACGAAGTAAATCCTTTGATTACGGGAATCTGTCTCATGCTTCTGCAGTGGGGGCACTTCCTACTACTTTATCTCCAGTCCGAGAGAGGAAGAAATGCTTTTTGGTTCGCCAGGCTTCTTTCAGCGGCTCCCCAGAGATTTCCCAGGCTGATCCGAACATGGAACAAAACATAAAGCAAGAACAAATGGAACATGGACATGCCAGTCTTCGGTCTTCCCAAGTTGCTTGGCCTCATTCCCCCTCTTCTATTCAGCTGGATGATTCCGGGAAACAGTCTGCTGGTTCGTGTCCCCCACGTAGCAGTAGCTTATCTCCACTTTCCCACCCCTCGATCCCACAAGCACCTTATATTTCAAGCAAATATTCAGCAGAACAGCAGCATCTATTTGCAATCCAGGAAAAGGTTCCCTTTCTCCCCATCCACAACTCATTGCTGCAGCTTCCGTACCCCTCCGTCTGCATGGTTCACTTGCCGTCTCAACCCCTGTGGCCTTCCGAACTTTCACAGACACACTTTCAACATCATTTTGCGCAGCAGCTTCAAAAATCCTACTCTAAGCAACCTTTCCTGGCAGAAAGTCACCCAGGCTACCATCCGGAATATGCTCAGGAGCATATCCGAAAGAAAGCTGCTGATTACGTACATTCTAAAGAGCAAACTTACCAGCATTACTCAGGAACATCTGGGCAGTATTCTAAAAATGCACTCACGACATACCAGCCAGATTGTAGCATTAAATCAACAGATACCTCTTCTGAGCAGCAGCTACAGGTAGATTTTGAAACCCAGAATATTGGACCTGTTCGATCGTTACCAGGTACAGTTGTGCCTGTCAGGATCCAGACCCACGTGCCATCCTATGGTAGTGTCATGTACACAAGCATTTCCCAGATTCTTGCTCAGAGCAGCAGCCCAGCAATTGTCATTTGCAAAGTAGATGAGACTCTTTCTCAAAGAACGTTAGCAACCAGTGCAGCCATGCACGGAATAGGGTATAACATAGCGCAGATGTTAGGCCAACACGGAGGGTTGGAAAAATACCCCTTGTGGAAAGTACCGCAGACCTTGTCACTAAACTTAGACCCCTCCATCCCATTGTGCTTGACCTCCAGTTCCGATACTGCCTCTACCCTTGGTGGAAACAAGCGGATGCTTTCACCGGCAAGCAGCTTGGAGCTCTTTATAGAGACCAAACAGCAAAAGAGAGTCAAGGATGAAAAAATGTATGGACAGATTGTTGAGGAACTAAGTGCTGTCGAACTCACCAGTTCAGACATAAAGAAAAGCTTTCCCAGACCACAAAAGCCTCAGCTGGTTAGGCAGAGCTGTACTACTGAGCCAAAAGAAAGTGTGCCGTCCACTTCGCCTTCTTCTCCGTTATCGTCCTCATCATCTCAAGATTTGCCAGCGACCACTGAGCCTTCTCCACTGATCAGGGAAAAGCTTTCCAGTTTTGACTCTGCTTCACCAGTGCAAAAGTCTAGTGGCACTTCCGAAGGCAGAGAATCCCCAGAAGAATTGGATGTAGATGAAACGGCATCAGATATGAGTCTAAGCCCGCAGAGGACTTCATTGTCCATGGGAGAAAGCCAGATAGAAGAATCCAAGCAACAAAAATTACCATTTGGTATGTTGGTACAAATGGCATCCCAACCAAGCGGAAAAGCTGTGACCTCGACGATTCTCCTGACGGATCTTTCAGACATCCAACAAATCCTGCAGTTCCCTAGTCTGCGCACCACGACGACTGTGAGCTGGTGTTTCTTAAACTACACAAAGCCCAGTTTTGTTCAACAAGCAACCCTAAAATCATCCGTTTATGCATCGTGGTGCATTAGTTCATGTAACCCAAACCCATCAGGACTGAGTACAAAGATTACTCTTGCACTCCTACGGTCCAAGCAGAGAAGCAGCACAGAAATCTATACACTGTCTCCAATGCATAGGCCTGGAGCAGGGAAACTGACGTCATCAAGTGCATGGAAACAGTTTGCTCAG ATGAAGCAGGAGCCATTCTTTGTATTTGGCAGCAAGTTTGAAAAGAAAGTAATGGGGAATGTTATCAAAGAAAGAATTAAAGGAGATAGCCATGGTGATAAAGATATTGCAGCCAAACAAACTGAGCCAATGCGAATTAAAATTTTTGAAGGAGG GTATAAATCTAATGAGGATTATGTATATGTCAGAGGACGTGGACGTGGAAAGTATATTTGCGAAGAATGTGGGATTCGCTGCAAGAAGCCAAGCATGCTCAAGAAACATATCCGCACTCACACCGATGTACGGCCTTATATATGCAAGTTGTGTAATTTTGCCTTCAAAACAAAAG GAAATCTGACGAAACATATGAAATCTAAAGCACACATGAAAAAATGCTTGGAGCTGGGGGTATCAATGACATCTGTGGATGATGCTGAAACGGAAGAAGCAG AAAATATGGACGACACACACCATGAAGTTGAGAAGAGCAATATTACTGGCACATCAACTGATCACCAGTTCTCTGATGCTGAAGAAACAGATGGAGAGGATGGAGAGGacaatgatgacgatgatgaagaTGAGGACGATTTTGATGACACTCTTGGAGACTCAACACCCAAAACCAGGTCACGAAGCACTAGCCCCCAGCCCCCGAGATTCTCCTCATCTGTGAATACTGCTACGGCATCCTATGGCGGTTCTCCTGACAGTTCAGTCAGTCATTCCTCCTTGATGAGTTATTTGGTCACTTTACCTAGCATTCAGGTTACTCCACTCCTAACACCAAGTGACTCTTGTGACGATTCGCAAATGACAGAATATCAGAGGTTTTTCCAGAACAAAAGTACAGATTCAGAACCTGACAAAGACAGACTTGACATACCTAGCTGCATGGATGAAGACTACATGGTTTCTTTGGAGTCCAACTCATCTCCTAGAGACTTTTCATCTTCTAGCCGACAGTCCTCACCTGGGTATGATTCTTCACCATACAGAGATAATTCACCAAAGAGGTATTTGATGCCCAAAGGAGATTTGTCACCTAGAAGGCATTTATCACCAAGGAGAGAGATTTCACCCATCAGACACATTTCACCGAGGAAGGAAGCTGTATTGAGGAGAGAGTTATCACCACGGCGAGATGTATCTCCGAGACGCCATCTGTCACCGCGGAGACCAATGTCACCTGGAAAAGACACATCCTCCCGAAGAGACCTGTCCCCACGAAGAGAAAGGAGGTATATGGCCTCAGTGAGAGCAGCATCACCTCGAAGAGGCTTGTACCATAACCCAACATTGCCCATGGGCCAGTATTTACAATCTGAGTCAGTTCCATTGGGACAGTCG AGTTCAAGATCAGGATTGTTCCAGGGACCTTATTTCAATATGTCTGGAGAAAAAGGAGCTCTGGAGCATCACGGATCTAACCGGTTTCCGGAGGGTCCTACTGACTATGTCTTTAGTCACCTTCCACTACACTCCCAGCAGCAGCTTCGTGCCCCCATCCCCATGATGCCCATTGGAGGCATCCAAATGGTCCATTCGATACCTGCAGCCCTGTCTGGTTTACATCCTCCGTCCGTCTTGTCCCTCCCAAAAGAGGGCTCTGGTGAGAAGAAGCGGGCAGCTTCAGAAACTGTTGCTAAAGAATCTTATATCATTTCTAAGCACCATGAGAAACGTACCTGCCCTCACACTTTGCATAGAGTGGTTCAAGGCAGTGCATTGTCTTCTCAGTTGCTGTTGATGAAAAAGAGCACTTCAGAAGAAGGGGTCATTGAGAGGGAGCAGGAGGAAACCATACAGACTTGTACAAAAGCCATAGCCTCTCTCCGCATTGCCACAGAAGATGTTCTACACGGGACAGAGCAGTTGCCGAGGGATTCTGAGCCTTCTCAGAAGCCCTCctcagaaagtgcacattttagcATGAAACACTTTAGTGGCTCTGAGCCAGGCCAG